In Archangium violaceum, the following are encoded in one genomic region:
- the atpD gene encoding F0F1 ATP synthase subunit beta, with product MSAQVPTVGKVTQVLGPVVDVEFPPGGLPEVYTALKVTNPNISAAQNNLTIEVAQHLGENTVRCIAMDSTDGIGRGQPVTNTGAPIQAPVGKATLGRILNVTGDPVDEKGPVNAKESWPIHRQPPPFTEQDVRVQMFETGIKVIDLLAPYTRGGKIGLFGGAGVGKTVLLQELIRNVAVERGGFSVFAGVGERTREGNDLYHEMQDSKVIKIDNLEESQVVLVYGQMNEPPGARARVALTALTIAEYFRDIEGRDVLLFIDNIFRFTQAGSEVSALLGRIPSAVGYQPTLATEMGGLQERITSTTKGSVTSVQAIYVPADDLTDPAPATAFAHLDATTVLNRAISELGIYPAVDPLDSTSRILSPDVVGQEHYTVARRVQGVLQRYKELQDIIAILGMDELSEDDKQVVARARKIQRFLSQPFFVATVFTGAPGKYVKLQDTIQGFKEICDGKHDDIPESAFYMVGGIDEVLEKARKMAAA from the coding sequence ATGAGCGCTCAAGTTCCGACGGTAGGTAAGGTGACCCAGGTTCTCGGTCCTGTGGTCGACGTGGAGTTCCCGCCCGGTGGGCTCCCCGAGGTGTACACCGCCCTCAAGGTGACCAACCCCAACATCAGCGCGGCGCAGAACAACCTCACCATCGAGGTGGCGCAGCACCTGGGTGAGAACACCGTGCGCTGCATCGCCATGGACTCCACGGACGGTATCGGCCGTGGTCAGCCGGTGACGAACACGGGCGCCCCCATCCAGGCGCCGGTGGGCAAGGCCACCCTGGGCCGCATCCTCAACGTGACCGGCGATCCGGTGGACGAGAAGGGCCCCGTCAACGCCAAGGAGAGCTGGCCCATCCACCGCCAGCCTCCCCCGTTCACCGAGCAGGACGTGCGCGTCCAGATGTTCGAGACGGGCATCAAGGTCATCGACCTGCTGGCCCCCTACACCCGTGGCGGCAAGATCGGCCTGTTCGGCGGCGCCGGCGTGGGCAAGACGGTGCTCCTGCAGGAGCTCATCCGCAACGTGGCCGTGGAGCGCGGTGGCTTCTCCGTGTTCGCCGGCGTGGGCGAGCGCACCCGCGAGGGCAACGACCTGTATCACGAGATGCAGGACTCCAAGGTCATCAAGATCGACAACCTGGAGGAGAGCCAGGTGGTGCTGGTGTACGGGCAGATGAACGAGCCGCCCGGCGCCCGCGCACGCGTGGCCCTCACCGCCCTGACCATCGCGGAGTACTTCCGCGACATCGAGGGGCGTGACGTGCTCCTCTTCATCGACAACATCTTCCGGTTCACCCAGGCCGGCTCCGAGGTGTCCGCCCTCCTGGGCCGCATCCCGAGCGCCGTGGGTTACCAGCCCACGCTGGCCACGGAGATGGGTGGCCTCCAGGAGCGCATCACCTCCACCACCAAGGGCTCGGTCACCTCGGTGCAGGCCATCTACGTGCCCGCCGACGACCTGACGGACCCGGCGCCCGCCACCGCGTTCGCCCACCTGGACGCGACGACGGTGCTCAACCGCGCCATCTCCGAGCTGGGCATCTACCCGGCCGTGGATCCGCTCGACTCCACCAGCCGCATCCTGTCGCCGGACGTCGTGGGCCAGGAGCACTACACGGTGGCCCGCCGCGTCCAGGGCGTGCTCCAGCGCTACAAGGAGCTGCAGGACATCATCGCCATCCTCGGCATGGACGAGCTGTCCGAGGACGACAAGCAGGTGGTGGCGCGCGCCCGCAAGATCCAGCGCTTCCTCTCGCAGCCCTTCTTCGTGGCCACGGTGTTCACCGGCGCCCCGGGCAAGTACGTGAAGCTCCAGGACACCATCCAGGGCTTCAAGGAGATCTGCGACGGCAAGCACGACGACATCCCCGAGTCGGCGTTCTACATGGTGGGCGGCATCGACGAGGTGCTGGAGAAGGCCCGCAAGATGGCGGCGGCCTAG